From Actinoplanes oblitus, a single genomic window includes:
- the gap gene encoding type I glyceraldehyde-3-phosphate dehydrogenase, producing the protein MTIRVGINGFGRIGRNFFRAVLASGADIEIVGVNDLTDNATLAHLLKYDSILGRLPHEVKATADEITVAGKTFKAFAERDPNNLPWGDLGADVVIESTGFFTDASKAKAHVDKGAKKVIISAPAKNEDITIVMGVNDHLYDAAKHTVISNASCTTNCLAPMAKVLNDAIGIEKGLMTTIHAYTQDQNLQDGPHKDLRRARAAALNIVPTSTGAAKAVSLVLPELKGKLDGFALRVPIPTGSATDLTFTAARDTTVDEVNAAIKAAAEGPLKGILVYTEDEIVSADIVTDPASCIFDAGLTKVIGGNQVKVVGWYDNEWGYSNRLVNLVQLVGA; encoded by the coding sequence GTGACCATCCGGGTTGGCATCAACGGCTTCGGCCGTATCGGTCGTAACTTCTTCCGGGCGGTTCTCGCGTCCGGCGCCGACATCGAGATCGTCGGCGTGAACGACCTGACCGACAACGCCACTCTTGCCCACCTGCTGAAGTACGACAGCATCCTGGGCCGTCTGCCGCACGAGGTGAAGGCGACCGCCGACGAGATCACCGTCGCCGGCAAGACCTTCAAGGCGTTCGCCGAGCGTGACCCGAACAACCTGCCGTGGGGCGACCTGGGCGCCGACGTCGTCATCGAGTCGACCGGCTTCTTCACCGACGCCAGCAAGGCCAAGGCGCACGTCGACAAGGGCGCCAAGAAGGTCATCATCTCGGCGCCGGCCAAGAACGAGGACATCACGATCGTGATGGGCGTCAACGACCACCTCTACGACGCCGCCAAGCACACGGTCATCTCGAACGCCTCCTGCACCACCAACTGCCTCGCCCCGATGGCGAAGGTGCTGAACGACGCGATCGGGATCGAGAAGGGTCTGATGACCACGATCCACGCGTACACCCAGGACCAGAACCTGCAGGACGGCCCGCACAAGGACCTGCGTCGCGCCCGCGCCGCCGCCCTGAACATCGTGCCGACCTCGACCGGCGCCGCCAAGGCCGTCAGCCTGGTGCTGCCGGAGCTGAAGGGCAAGCTGGACGGCTTCGCGCTGCGGGTGCCGATCCCCACCGGCTCGGCCACCGACCTGACCTTCACCGCCGCCCGGGACACCACGGTCGACGAGGTCAACGCCGCGATCAAGGCCGCGGCCGAGGGCCCGCTCAAGGGCATCCTGGTCTACACCGAGGACGAGATCGTGTCGGCCGACATCGTCACCGACCCGGCCTCCTGCATCTTCGACGCCGGCCTGACCAAGGTCATCGGCGGCAACCAGGTCAAGGTCGTCGGCTGGTACGACAACGAGTGGGGCTACTCGAACCGCCTCGTCAACCTGGTTCAGCTCGTCGGAGCCTGA
- a CDS encoding phosphoglycerate kinase — translation MILKTLDDLLGEGVSGRRVFVRADLNVPFDKSNPGVISDDGRARAVLPTLIALRDAGARVIVASHLGRPKGAPDPKFTLAPVAARLGELLGSEVIFASDTVGSDAQSKVAALTDGQVLLLENLRFNEGETAKDDAVRGAFADELAKFADFYVDDAFGAVHRKHASVYDVPARLPHFAGGLVVKEVEVLRKVSETPEKPYVVVLGGSKVSDKLAVIQALLPKVDKLLVGGGMCFTFLKAQGHEVGKSLLETEMISTCASLLEQAGDRIVLPVDVVAATEFAAEAEHAVADISDIPADRLGLDIGPKSTELFASAIAGAKTVFWNGPMGVFELAPFAAGTRGVAEAITKIDGFSVVGGGDSAAAVRTLGLDESAFGHISTGGGASLEYLEGKTLPGVAALEK, via the coding sequence CTGATCTTGAAGACTCTCGACGACCTGCTCGGCGAGGGTGTATCGGGTCGGCGCGTCTTCGTGCGCGCCGACCTGAACGTCCCGTTCGACAAGAGCAACCCGGGTGTCATCAGCGACGACGGCCGCGCCCGCGCGGTGCTGCCGACGCTGATCGCCCTGCGTGACGCGGGCGCCCGCGTGATCGTGGCGTCCCACCTGGGCCGCCCGAAGGGCGCGCCGGACCCCAAGTTCACCCTCGCGCCGGTTGCCGCCCGCCTGGGCGAGCTGCTGGGCTCCGAGGTGATCTTCGCTTCCGACACCGTCGGTTCCGACGCGCAGTCGAAGGTCGCGGCACTGACCGACGGCCAGGTGCTGCTCCTGGAGAACCTGCGGTTCAACGAGGGGGAGACCGCGAAGGACGACGCGGTTCGCGGCGCGTTCGCCGACGAGCTGGCGAAATTCGCGGACTTCTACGTCGACGACGCCTTCGGTGCGGTGCACCGCAAGCACGCCTCGGTGTACGACGTCCCGGCCCGGCTCCCGCACTTCGCCGGCGGCCTGGTCGTCAAGGAGGTCGAGGTCCTCCGCAAGGTCTCCGAGACCCCGGAGAAGCCGTACGTGGTCGTGCTCGGCGGCTCGAAGGTCTCGGACAAGCTCGCGGTGATCCAGGCGCTCCTGCCGAAGGTGGACAAGCTTCTCGTCGGTGGCGGGATGTGCTTCACCTTCCTCAAGGCGCAGGGTCACGAGGTGGGCAAGTCCCTCCTCGAGACCGAGATGATCTCCACGTGTGCCTCGCTGCTCGAGCAGGCGGGGGACCGGATCGTTCTTCCGGTCGACGTCGTCGCGGCGACGGAGTTCGCCGCGGAGGCGGAGCACGCGGTGGCCGACATCTCGGACATCCCGGCCGACCGCCTCGGCCTCGACATCGGCCCGAAGTCGACGGAGCTGTTCGCGTCCGCGATCGCCGGTGCGAAGACGGTGTTCTGGAACGGCCCGATGGGCGTCTTCGAGCTCGCCCCGTTCGCCGCCGGCACCCGCGGCGTCGCCGAGGCGATCACCAAGATCGACGGCTTCTCGGTCGTCGGCGGCGGCGACTCGGCCGCCGCGGTCCGCACGCTCGGCCTGGACGAGTCCGCGTTCGGCCACATCTCCACCGGTGGGGGCGCGTCCCTGGAGTACCTCGAAGGCAAGACGCTGCCGGGCGTCGCCGCTCTGGAGAAGTGA
- the tpiA gene encoding triose-phosphate isomerase, whose translation MGDVTRKPIIAGNWKMNLNHYEANLLVQKLAASLNAEQLEAVETVVLPPFTDLRTVQTAIEGDKLNIGYGAQDISQHASGAYTGEIAGSMLAKLGCTYVVIGHSERREYHNESDALVNAKIKAAFTAGLTPIFCVGEGLEIREAGNQVEHVLAQVDGGLEDLKTEQVKQIVIAYEPVWAIGTGKTATPEDAQEVCGAIRARLVEKYGAEVAEAVRIQYGGSVKANNIAQIMAQPDVDGALVGGAALDAEGFAAIVRFPEHVAR comes from the coding sequence ATGGGTGACGTGACCCGCAAGCCGATCATCGCCGGCAACTGGAAGATGAACCTCAACCACTACGAGGCGAATCTGCTGGTCCAGAAGCTCGCGGCGAGCCTGAACGCGGAGCAGCTGGAGGCGGTCGAGACCGTCGTGCTGCCGCCGTTCACCGATCTGCGCACCGTGCAGACCGCGATCGAGGGCGACAAGCTGAACATCGGCTACGGCGCCCAGGACATCTCGCAGCACGCCTCCGGTGCGTACACCGGCGAGATCGCGGGCTCCATGCTGGCGAAACTCGGCTGCACCTACGTGGTGATCGGGCACTCCGAGCGCCGCGAGTACCACAACGAGAGCGACGCGCTGGTCAACGCGAAGATCAAGGCGGCCTTCACGGCCGGCCTGACCCCGATCTTCTGCGTCGGCGAGGGACTGGAGATCCGCGAGGCCGGCAACCAGGTCGAGCACGTGCTCGCCCAGGTCGACGGCGGTCTCGAGGACCTCAAGACCGAGCAGGTCAAGCAGATCGTGATCGCGTACGAGCCGGTCTGGGCGATCGGCACCGGCAAGACCGCGACGCCGGAGGACGCCCAGGAGGTCTGCGGAGCGATCCGCGCCCGCCTGGTCGAGAAGTACGGCGCCGAGGTCGCCGAGGCGGTCCGCATCCAGTACGGCGGATCCGTCAAGGCGAACAACATCGCGCAGATCATGGCTCAGCCCGACGTGGACGGGGCCCTGGTCGGCGGTGCGGCTCTGGACGCCGAGGGCTTCGCCGCCATCGTGCGTTTCCCGGAGCACGTCGCCCGCTGA
- the secG gene encoding preprotein translocase subunit SecG encodes MPIGFAYTLIVLLIITSILLTLLILLHRGKGGGMSSMFGGGVTSSLAGSSVAEKNLDRYTLLVGIIWFACIVGLGFWLKLAVAS; translated from the coding sequence ATGCCGATCGGATTCGCGTACACGTTGATCGTGTTGCTGATCATCACGAGCATCCTGCTGACCCTGCTGATCCTGTTGCACCGGGGCAAGGGCGGCGGCATGTCCAGCATGTTCGGCGGCGGCGTGACCTCCAGCCTGGCCGGCTCGTCGGTGGCGGAGAAGAACCTGGACCGCTACACGCTGCTGGTCGGCATCATCTGGTTCGCCTGCATCGTGGGGCTCGGTTTTTGGCTCAAACTCGCGGTGGCTTCCTGA
- a CDS encoding RNA polymerase-binding protein RbpA — MSSGSAIRGSRVGSSPMRPDERTEPAPRRQVNYFCAAGHDSLIWFAAEAAAPETWDCPRCGQPAGLDRQAPPGRLRTEPYKSHLAYVKERRSEEDAAAILAEALAKVRQRRGRD; from the coding sequence GTGTCCAGTGGCAGCGCCATCCGTGGCAGCCGCGTCGGGTCCAGCCCGATGCGCCCCGACGAGCGCACCGAACCCGCCCCTCGCCGGCAGGTGAACTACTTCTGCGCGGCCGGGCACGACAGCCTGATCTGGTTCGCCGCCGAGGCCGCGGCCCCGGAGACCTGGGACTGCCCGCGGTGCGGGCAGCCGGCCGGGCTCGACCGGCAGGCCCCGCCCGGACGGCTGCGGACCGAGCCGTACAAATCGCATCTGGCGTACGTGAAAGAGCGTCGCAGCGAGGAGGACGCCGCGGCGATCCTCGCCGAGGCGCTGGCCAAGGTGCGTCAGCGCCGCGGCCGGGACTGA
- a CDS encoding GNAT family N-acetyltransferase, producing MSATIRAYRPSDLDAIYDICVRTGDAGQDARGKYSSDRLLGDIWAAPYVILEPEHAHVLDDGTGRPVGYLIGTADTATFVERYRAEWLPATAGRLVDGDPRDEVMLDLHRRPERMLHPGLADYPAHLHIDLLPEWQGKGQGRGLMAAFLAGLRAAGVPRVHLGMALENHSAYAFYRRLGFHDLPIEDPGARFVGRDTSPL from the coding sequence GTGTCAGCGACAATCCGCGCCTACCGGCCGAGCGACCTCGACGCCATCTACGACATCTGCGTGCGCACCGGCGACGCGGGCCAGGACGCCCGCGGCAAGTACAGTTCGGACCGGCTCCTCGGGGACATCTGGGCGGCGCCCTACGTGATCCTGGAGCCGGAGCACGCGCACGTGCTCGACGACGGCACCGGGCGCCCGGTCGGCTACCTCATCGGCACCGCGGACACCGCCACGTTCGTCGAGCGGTACCGCGCCGAGTGGCTGCCGGCCACCGCCGGCCGCCTGGTCGACGGCGACCCGCGCGACGAGGTGATGCTCGACCTGCACCGGCGCCCGGAGCGGATGCTGCACCCGGGGCTCGCCGATTACCCCGCCCACCTGCACATCGACCTGCTGCCCGAGTGGCAGGGCAAGGGCCAGGGCCGCGGCCTGATGGCCGCGTTCCTGGCCGGGCTGCGGGCGGCCGGGGTGCCGCGGGTGCACCTGGGCATGGCGCTGGAGAACCACAGCGCCTACGCGTTCTACCGCCGCCTGGGATTCCACGACCTGCCGATCGAGGATCCCGGCGCGCGGTTCGTCGGGCGGGACACCAGCCCGCTGTGA
- the pgl gene encoding 6-phosphogluconolactonase, translating to MSETVVVVVPDADILASTVAARLAIRIIDAQAVHGTASVVLTGGRVAAKVLRQLRDLPAAAAIDWSRVDLWWGDERFLPAGDPDRNETQAREAVLDALPLDPARVHPMPATDGPDGDDPDAAAARYAAELTAGGRPLRFDVLMLGVGEDGHVASLFPGHPDATATGTTAAVRNSPKPPPTRITLTMPTIRQAEEVWLVAAGADKAEPIGTVLRGGDLPAARAQGVRKTLFLLDEAAASKR from the coding sequence GTGAGTGAGACCGTTGTCGTGGTGGTTCCGGACGCCGACATCCTGGCGTCGACGGTGGCGGCACGCCTCGCCATCCGGATCATCGACGCGCAGGCGGTGCACGGGACGGCGAGCGTGGTGCTGACCGGCGGCCGGGTGGCCGCCAAGGTGCTGCGCCAGCTGCGGGACCTGCCGGCCGCCGCCGCGATCGACTGGTCCCGGGTGGACCTCTGGTGGGGCGACGAGCGCTTCCTGCCGGCCGGCGACCCGGATCGCAACGAGACCCAGGCGCGCGAGGCGGTCCTCGACGCGCTGCCGCTGGACCCGGCCCGGGTGCACCCGATGCCGGCCACCGACGGCCCGGACGGCGACGACCCGGACGCGGCGGCGGCCCGCTACGCGGCGGAGCTGACCGCCGGCGGCCGGCCGCTCCGGTTCGACGTGCTGATGCTGGGCGTGGGCGAGGACGGGCACGTGGCGTCGCTCTTCCCGGGGCACCCGGACGCGACAGCCACCGGGACGACGGCAGCCGTCCGCAACAGCCCGAAACCGCCGCCCACCCGGATCACCCTGACCATGCCGACCATCCGGCAGGCCGAGGAGGTGTGGCTGGTGGCGGCCGGTGCGGACAAGGCGGAGCCGATCGGCACCGTGCTGCGCGGCGGCGATCTGCCGGCCGCGCGGGCTCAGGGCGTACGCAAGACGCTTTTCCTTCTCGATGAGGCCGCCGCGAGCAAACGGTGA
- a CDS encoding glucose-6-phosphate dehydrogenase assembly protein OpcA, with protein sequence MIGLWDTTGNEVVKALAAERRSAGGVASGLALTLIAVVEEKKVREAEAAATIAAAAHPCRLLIVVRSDLDGRSRLDAEIVVGGRLGPAEAVVMRMYGRLALHAESVVIPLLAPDVPVVTWWHEEPPNSIANDFLGVVSERRITDSAQAPDPVAALKQRAIDYAPGDTDLTWTRITLWRTLVAGAFDATEAKVVGARIVAPEKDPTAWLMLGWLKSRLGIEPVLEHTDRAPRMHSVELQCENGDCVRVTREEGTALFSRTGQEDRYMPLPKRPVGDELAEELRRLDADQIYAEALGAMAGLSGLDSRPASRVHVWKDPAMAARAASTTDAMAG encoded by the coding sequence ATGATCGGGCTGTGGGACACCACCGGTAACGAGGTCGTCAAGGCGCTCGCCGCGGAACGCCGCAGCGCCGGCGGCGTGGCCTCCGGCCTGGCGCTCACCCTGATCGCCGTGGTCGAGGAGAAGAAGGTCCGGGAGGCCGAGGCGGCCGCCACCATAGCCGCCGCCGCGCACCCGTGCCGTCTGCTCATCGTGGTCCGCTCCGACCTGGACGGCCGCAGCCGGCTGGACGCGGAGATCGTGGTCGGCGGCCGGCTGGGCCCGGCCGAGGCGGTCGTGATGCGGATGTACGGCCGGCTCGCGCTGCACGCCGAGTCGGTGGTCATCCCGCTGCTCGCCCCGGACGTCCCGGTGGTCACCTGGTGGCACGAGGAGCCGCCGAACTCGATCGCCAACGACTTCCTGGGCGTCGTCTCGGAGCGCCGGATCACCGACAGCGCGCAGGCGCCCGACCCGGTGGCCGCGCTCAAGCAGCGGGCGATCGACTACGCGCCCGGCGACACCGACCTCACCTGGACCCGGATCACCCTGTGGCGGACCCTGGTGGCGGGCGCGTTCGACGCCACCGAGGCGAAGGTGGTCGGCGCCCGGATCGTGGCACCGGAGAAGGACCCGACCGCCTGGCTGATGCTCGGCTGGCTCAAGTCCCGCCTCGGCATCGAGCCGGTGCTGGAGCACACCGACCGCGCCCCGCGGATGCACTCGGTGGAGTTGCAGTGCGAGAACGGCGACTGCGTGCGGGTCACCCGCGAGGAGGGCACCGCGCTGTTCAGCCGTACCGGCCAGGAGGACCGCTACATGCCGCTGCCCAAGCGGCCGGTCGGCGACGAGCTGGCCGAGGAGCTGCGGCGGCTGGACGCCGACCAGATCTACGCCGAGGCGCTCGGCGCCATGGCCGGGCTGTCCGGCCTGGACAGCCGCCCGGCCAGCCGGGTGCACGTCTGGAAGGACCCGGCGATGGCGGCGCGGGCGGCCAGCACGACCGACGCGATGGCCGGTTAG
- the zwf gene encoding glucose-6-phosphate dehydrogenase, with the protein MGNPLRTAQDRRLPRIPEPCALVIFGVTGDLSRKKLIPAVYDLANRGLLPPGFVVVGFARPDWGDGDFESLAYNAAKKGARTPWREDVWQRLSSQFQFVPGSFDDDADFDKLAETLDELRERNGIVGNTAFYFSIPPVAFPLVLNQLNRTGLADNAKAGGWRRVVVEKPFGNDLQTAVALNALVDDVFNPDDVYRIDHYLGKETVQNILALRFANSLFEPVWNSKYVDSVQITMAEDVGIGTRAAFYDASGAARDVLQNHLLQLLALVGMEEPTSFDPNEIRAEKLKVLKAISLPADITAGSVRGQYLPGWVAGERAVGYLEEANIPPDSTTETYVAVRLGIQNRRWAGVPFFVRVGKRMPRRVTEIAILFKKAPHLPFDPADVEMLGNNQLVIRVQPDEGVVLKFGSKVPGTAMEVRDIAMDFQYGEAFTESSPEAYERLVLDVLIGDRTLFPDAAEVEQSWRVIDPLEAAWAGTKPEPYRSGEWGPRASDEMLEREGRAWRRA; encoded by the coding sequence GTGGGTAATCCGCTGCGCACCGCACAGGACCGACGGCTACCGCGGATTCCGGAGCCCTGTGCTCTGGTGATCTTCGGGGTCACCGGTGACCTGTCCCGTAAGAAGCTCATCCCGGCCGTGTACGACCTGGCCAACCGCGGTCTGCTGCCCCCCGGCTTCGTGGTGGTGGGCTTCGCCCGCCCGGACTGGGGCGACGGCGACTTCGAGTCGCTGGCCTACAACGCCGCCAAGAAGGGCGCTCGCACGCCCTGGCGGGAGGACGTCTGGCAGCGGCTCTCGAGCCAGTTCCAATTCGTGCCCGGCTCGTTCGACGACGACGCCGACTTCGACAAGCTCGCCGAGACCCTGGACGAGCTCCGCGAGCGCAACGGGATCGTCGGCAACACCGCCTTCTACTTCTCGATCCCGCCGGTCGCGTTCCCGCTGGTGCTCAACCAGCTCAACCGCACCGGCCTGGCCGACAACGCCAAGGCCGGCGGCTGGCGCCGGGTGGTGGTGGAGAAGCCGTTCGGCAACGACCTGCAGACCGCTGTCGCGCTGAACGCGCTGGTGGACGACGTCTTCAATCCCGACGACGTCTACCGGATCGACCACTACCTGGGCAAGGAGACGGTCCAGAACATCCTGGCCCTGCGCTTCGCCAACAGCCTGTTCGAGCCGGTGTGGAACTCGAAGTACGTCGACTCGGTGCAGATCACCATGGCCGAGGACGTCGGCATCGGCACCCGGGCCGCGTTCTACGACGCGTCCGGCGCCGCCCGCGACGTGCTGCAGAACCACCTGCTCCAGCTGCTGGCCCTGGTCGGCATGGAGGAGCCCACCAGCTTCGACCCGAACGAGATCCGGGCCGAGAAGCTGAAGGTGCTCAAGGCGATCAGCCTGCCGGCCGACATCACCGCCGGCTCGGTCCGCGGGCAGTACCTGCCCGGCTGGGTGGCCGGCGAGCGCGCCGTGGGCTACCTGGAGGAGGCGAACATCCCGCCGGACTCCACCACCGAGACCTACGTCGCGGTCCGCCTCGGCATCCAGAACCGCCGCTGGGCCGGCGTGCCGTTCTTCGTGCGGGTGGGCAAGCGGATGCCGCGCCGGGTCACCGAGATCGCGATCCTCTTCAAGAAGGCCCCGCACCTGCCGTTCGACCCGGCCGACGTGGAGATGCTGGGCAACAACCAGCTGGTCATCCGGGTGCAGCCGGACGAGGGCGTGGTGCTCAAGTTCGGCTCCAAGGTGCCGGGCACCGCCATGGAGGTCCGCGACATCGCGATGGACTTCCAGTACGGCGAGGCGTTCACCGAGTCCAGCCCGGAGGCGTACGAGCGGCTCGTGCTGGACGTCCTGATCGGCGACCGCACGCTGTTCCCGGACGCGGCCGAGGTGGAGCAGTCGTGGCGGGTGATCGACCCGCTGGAGGCGGCCTGGGCGGGCACCAAGCCGGAGCCGTACCGGTCCGGCGAGTGGGGCCCGCGGGCCTCGGACGAGATGCTGGAACGCGAAGGCCGCGCCTGGAGGCGAGCATGA